The Kozakia baliensis genome includes a region encoding these proteins:
- a CDS encoding penicillin-binding protein activator: protein MTGRTFGPSRCGNATTWRMSPLGCKGMVVAFGATLMLSACSNHQTPPPGVGGIPAADQAAEQHGTRIGMLLPLSGRNMRLGQQMANAAHLALPEGHGAELDLRDSDAAEGAAGAARAAIGNGDKIVLGPLTAAQTGEVAPLAQAANIPELAFTSDSTQARPGVWTMGLTPEQQVQRLVEAARGQGKKKFAAFLPDNQFGHVMAQALIKACAASALDSPNVIFHSHDAADIAQSLKTLSDFDARQSQVASATPAEPDAVNPTSDQPAANPPANGDSANAGAQSAANPPQPASAPFPAPPFDALLLADTGLDLANVINGLKANKIDSNQVRILGPALWNAFALKLGALHGAWFAAPDPAARRSYVQHYRARYGSAPSVIADVAYDTAAMAGALSRQENGFASSSLTRADGFAGVDGVFALRPDGNVSRGLAVFEVLPGGGTKIALPAPRRLSQTPS, encoded by the coding sequence ATGACAGGTCGGACATTCGGCCCCTCTCGATGTGGGAATGCCACCACTTGGCGCATGTCGCCTCTTGGATGCAAGGGAATGGTGGTGGCGTTCGGTGCCACGCTTATGTTGAGCGCATGTAGCAATCATCAGACGCCGCCGCCCGGTGTCGGCGGCATTCCCGCAGCGGATCAAGCGGCAGAGCAGCACGGAACCCGAATCGGGATGTTGTTGCCTTTGAGCGGGCGCAATATGCGCCTCGGTCAGCAGATGGCGAACGCCGCGCATCTGGCGCTGCCGGAGGGGCATGGCGCGGAACTCGATTTGCGCGATAGCGATGCCGCGGAGGGAGCCGCCGGTGCGGCGCGCGCCGCGATCGGGAATGGCGACAAAATCGTGCTTGGCCCGCTCACTGCGGCTCAAACGGGGGAAGTGGCGCCATTGGCCCAGGCCGCCAATATCCCGGAGTTGGCTTTCACCAGCGATTCGACGCAGGCGCGTCCCGGCGTTTGGACGATGGGGCTGACGCCGGAGCAGCAAGTGCAGCGCTTGGTGGAAGCTGCTCGCGGGCAAGGTAAAAAGAAATTCGCGGCGTTCCTACCGGACAATCAATTCGGGCATGTCATGGCGCAAGCCTTGATCAAAGCCTGTGCGGCAAGTGCTCTCGATTCGCCTAACGTCATATTCCATAGTCATGACGCCGCCGATATCGCGCAGAGCCTCAAGACATTGTCGGATTTCGATGCGCGTCAGAGCCAGGTTGCCTCTGCAACGCCAGCGGAACCCGATGCAGTTAACCCAACCTCTGATCAACCTGCCGCAAATCCGCCAGCGAATGGCGATTCGGCTAATGCCGGAGCGCAAAGCGCTGCCAATCCACCGCAGCCCGCTTCCGCGCCATTTCCTGCGCCGCCGTTCGATGCGCTTCTCCTTGCCGATACCGGCTTGGATTTGGCCAATGTCATCAATGGTTTGAAAGCGAACAAGATCGATTCGAACCAAGTGCGTATTCTAGGACCCGCGCTGTGGAACGCTTTTGCGCTCAAACTCGGGGCACTGCATGGCGCATGGTTCGCCGCGCCAGATCCGGCCGCGCGTCGTAGCTATGTTCAGCATTATCGGGCACGCTACGGATCTGCACCATCGGTCATCGCTGATGTCGCTTATGATACGGCTGCGATGGCGGGGGCGTTGAGCCGGCAGGAAAACGGCTTTGCGTCATCTTCGTTGACACGAGCGGATGGTTTTGCGGGTGTCGATGGCGTTTTCGCGCTTCGTCCGGATGGGAACGTATCGCGTGGCCTTGCGGTATTCGAGGTTCTACCTGGCGGGGGAACGAAAATTGCGCTTCCTGCGCCCAGGCGTCTCAGCCAGACGCCAAGTTAA